One Tolypothrix sp. NIES-4075 genomic region harbors:
- a CDS encoding primase-like DNA-binding domain-containing protein — translation MIATELLYVDLSAVPLVEHYRTRLWVSQQTHDAYTHASVVGVTTKNAPNSTTTLLPNTALMWDSALWTLVNYGETTTTLLPESGFPIQLPTAFFLQLFDSGIIKIHNGVTDVTRNETVRALMEAASPVHLKEANRKFNIVQAYFQRHTDIYQDINSRTLRRWVQQFREAEASLGCGYVGLLPRTHQQGNRQPKSPTDSSELLDKFIKEHFETPRQATGASVYRAYVRACTALNIQPLSNRTFYQRLKKRPTHEQTLKRQGAKAAYATEPFVWELALNTRPHGNRPLEIVHIDHTELDIELRSLATGRLLGRPWLTLLTDAYSRRTLAVYLTGLTQLAQRDRQI, via the coding sequence ATGATTGCAACTGAGCTTCTCTACGTGGATTTGTCTGCTGTCCCCTTAGTTGAACATTACAGGACACGACTATGGGTAAGTCAACAAACTCATGACGCTTATACACACGCATCTGTTGTAGGAGTGACTACAAAGAACGCTCCCAATAGTACCACAACACTCCTACCTAACACAGCCCTGATGTGGGATTCGGCACTATGGACTTTAGTTAACTATGGCGAGACCACAACCACGCTATTACCAGAGTCAGGCTTCCCAATACAGTTGCCCACAGCATTTTTTCTCCAGTTATTCGACAGTGGCATCATTAAAATCCACAATGGAGTTACAGATGTAACAAGAAATGAAACTGTACGGGCTTTAATGGAGGCCGCTTCTCCAGTTCACTTAAAAGAAGCGAACCGAAAATTTAATATAGTACAAGCATATTTCCAGCGCCATACAGATATCTATCAAGACATCAACTCGCGTACTTTGCGTAGATGGGTACAACAGTTCCGTGAAGCAGAAGCAAGTTTAGGTTGCGGTTATGTTGGGTTACTACCACGGACACATCAGCAAGGGAATCGTCAACCAAAATCGCCCACAGATTCAAGTGAATTATTAGATAAATTTATTAAAGAGCATTTTGAAACACCAAGACAAGCGACAGGCGCTTCAGTATATCGGGCGTATGTCAGAGCCTGTACAGCATTAAATATACAACCCCTTAGTAACCGCACCTTCTACCAGCGTTTAAAAAAGCGCCCTACCCATGAGCAGACATTAAAGCGTCAGGGAGCAAAAGCCGCATACGCAACAGAGCCTTTTGTCTGGGAACTAGCTTTAAATACACGTCCTCACGGAAACCGTCCTCTGGAGATAGTTCATATCGACCATACCGAACTTGATATTGAATTACGATCACTTGCTACAGGTCGGTTACTGGGACGACCTTGGCTAACATTACTGACCGATGCCTATTCCCGGCGAACATTGGCAGTTTATTTAACAGGACTTACGCAACTGGCACAACGCGATCGCCAAATATAG